A single genomic interval of Nerophis lumbriciformis linkage group LG17, RoL_Nlum_v2.1, whole genome shotgun sequence harbors:
- the cep126 gene encoding uncharacterized protein cep126 isoform X2 translates to MADLQEEREALLEEQKVNRERARRCVQETNRRRRDLREKQRQWVLQEQRRREDVLQQRREKIQAVTEHFQRNYVPPSQRMQTTCVGNKYSQLEDALNQIGGGQLTCDISRPPAVSPSPPHQSPAVAPEQSCCVTRWEEPPRTQAKHPEHSGQDDNVSCGSDSLSSRDSLENEEPAVSAVLHYTETPPQDLKCPNNPSVPDPASAAVQPRAGGCPGDVNYNLPGHKETSINNLNKFSSDTGVWKHINTAPAGSPKWSKVTSPPACRVGLTKGILKSLSGSRETLSDSPRSYVSSLKAGDFLVCDSIEVTRARSKGSEYKNGAKKLRWLDEENPGHLPRGHLQAWTDVGVQVSLALQDGANVPERTALVSPPIAKTGARTRGSVQALSKHGGPIRGLHSGDQTRAGHRSPGDIFHQEHPVTGDGGVTNARLLPTWRRPTPDSGWRATPVFWQQGGVRGQGASYRERVLDCTPTDQDIYKLCQDVRSAFVGGAADTRLGNTSCLDHPRHSPATSCRRTPESQKAVEAAGAHVRGWNLDPSKGCSQEHIAQLNKARHVTKGGKSTTPRCLADTYTCSPLGEGATLVATGTGPLQRMQRRRVPPPTSISLEEQSICQSLDRLNLQLHRKGGLH, encoded by the exons ATGGCGGACctgcaggaggagagagaggccCTGCTGGAGGAGCAGAAGGTCAACCGGGAGCGGGCTCGCAGGTGCGTGCAGGAGACCAACAGGCGCCGCAG GGACCTGAGGGAGAAGCAGAGGCAGTGGGTCCTgcaggagcagagacggcgtgaaGACGTCCTGCAGCAGCGCCGGGAGAAGATCCAGGCGGTGACAGAACACTTCCAGAGGAACTACGTGCCGCCTTCTCAGCGCATGCAGACTACCT GTGTAGGAAATAAATATTCTCAGTTGGAAGATGCTCTCAATCAGATAGGAGGAGGCCAGCTGACCTGTGACATCAGCAG GCCCCCCGCCGTGTCGCCATCGCCACCCCACCAGAGCCCAGCTGTGGCCCCCGAGCAGAGCTGCTGCGTGACAAGGTGGGAGGAGCCTCCCAGGACGCAGGCGAAGCACCCAGAGCACAGCGGGCAG GACGACAATGTCTCCTGTGGCTCAGACAGCCTGTCCAGTCGGGACAGTCTGGAGAACGAGGAGCCCGCCGTCAGCGCCGTCCTCCATTACACAGAAACTCCGCCCCAAGACCTCAAGTGTCCAAACAACCCGTCGGTCCCGGACCCGGCCTCGGCGGCCGTGCAGCCGCGGGCGGGCGGGTGTCCCGGAGACGTCAACTACAACTTGCCGGGCCATAAGGAGACCTCCATCAACAACCTCAACAAGTTCTCCTCGGACACTGGCGTGTGGAAGCACATCAACACGGCACCCGCAGGAAGTCCAAAGTGGTCCAAGGTGACGTCTCCCCCGGCCTGCAGGGTCGGACTCACCAAAGGGATCCTGAAAAGTCTGTCAGGGTCCAGGGAAACCTTGAGCGATTCCCCGCGCTCCTACGTCAGCTCGCTCAAAGCCGGAGACTTTCTGGTGTGTGACAGCATCGAGGTGACCAGGGCCAGGTCCAAGGGCAGCGAGTACAAGAATGGCGCCAAGAAGCTCCGCTGGCTGGACGAGGAAAACCCCGGACATCTGCCTAGAGGTCACCTGCAGGCCTGGACGGACGTCGGGGTCCAGGTCAGCCTGGCACTGCAGGACGGCGCCAACGTCCCTGAGAGGACAGCTCTCGTGTCCCCGCCCATCGCCAAGACCGGGGCGAGGACGAGGGGGAGCGTGCAGGCCTTGTCCAAGCACGGGGGCCCCATTAGGGGACTTCACAGCGGGGACCAGACTCGTGCGGGCCACCGGTCCCCCGGGGACATCTTTCACCAGGAGCATCCCGTCACAGGCGACGGCGGCGTGACCAACGCTCGCTTGCTCCCCACGTGGCGCCGCCCCACGCCCGACAGCGGCTGGAGAGCCACGCCGGTTTTTTGGCAGCAGGGCGGCGTCCGAGGCCAAGGAGCATCGTACAGGGAGAGGGTGTTGGACTGCACCCCCACTGACCAGGACATCTACAAGCTCTGCCAAGATGTCCGCAGTGCCTTCGTCGGCGGGGCTG CTGACACTCGTCTGGGGAACACATCCTGCCTGGACCACCCGAGACACAGTCCTGCTACCAGCTGCAGAAGAACTCCTGAATCACAGAAG GCTGTGGAGGCAGCAGGAGCCCACGTCAGAGGATGGAACCTGGACCCAAGCAAAGGTTGCTCTCAGGAACACATTGCCCAGTTGAACAAGGCACGTCATGTGACCAAAGGTGGGAAAAGTACAACGCCGCGTTGTCTGGCCGACACGTACACCTGTTCTCCTTTGGGGGAAGGTGCTACCTTGGTTGCCACGGGAACGGGCCCACTACAGAGGATGCAGCGTCGCCGAGTACCGCCTCCTACATCCATCTCCTTGGAGGAGCAGAGCATCTGTCAGTCTCTGGACCGACTCAACCTGCAGCTGCACCGCAAAGGTGGActgcactga
- the cep126 gene encoding uncharacterized protein cep126 isoform X1 — MADLQEEREALLEEQKVNRERARRCVQETNRRRRDLREKQRQWVLQEQRRREDVLQQRREKIQAVTEHFQRNYVPPSQRMQTTCVGNKYSQLEDALNQIGGGQLTCDISSTSRPPAVSPSPPHQSPAVAPEQSCCVTRWEEPPRTQAKHPEHSGQDDNVSCGSDSLSSRDSLENEEPAVSAVLHYTETPPQDLKCPNNPSVPDPASAAVQPRAGGCPGDVNYNLPGHKETSINNLNKFSSDTGVWKHINTAPAGSPKWSKVTSPPACRVGLTKGILKSLSGSRETLSDSPRSYVSSLKAGDFLVCDSIEVTRARSKGSEYKNGAKKLRWLDEENPGHLPRGHLQAWTDVGVQVSLALQDGANVPERTALVSPPIAKTGARTRGSVQALSKHGGPIRGLHSGDQTRAGHRSPGDIFHQEHPVTGDGGVTNARLLPTWRRPTPDSGWRATPVFWQQGGVRGQGASYRERVLDCTPTDQDIYKLCQDVRSAFVGGAADTRLGNTSCLDHPRHSPATSCRRTPESQKAVEAAGAHVRGWNLDPSKGCSQEHIAQLNKARHVTKGGKSTTPRCLADTYTCSPLGEGATLVATGTGPLQRMQRRRVPPPTSISLEEQSICQSLDRLNLQLHRKGGLH; from the exons ATGGCGGACctgcaggaggagagagaggccCTGCTGGAGGAGCAGAAGGTCAACCGGGAGCGGGCTCGCAGGTGCGTGCAGGAGACCAACAGGCGCCGCAG GGACCTGAGGGAGAAGCAGAGGCAGTGGGTCCTgcaggagcagagacggcgtgaaGACGTCCTGCAGCAGCGCCGGGAGAAGATCCAGGCGGTGACAGAACACTTCCAGAGGAACTACGTGCCGCCTTCTCAGCGCATGCAGACTACCT GTGTAGGAAATAAATATTCTCAGTTGGAAGATGCTCTCAATCAGATAGGAGGAGGCCAGCTGACCTGTGACATCAGCAG TACTTCCAGGCCCCCCGCCGTGTCGCCATCGCCACCCCACCAGAGCCCAGCTGTGGCCCCCGAGCAGAGCTGCTGCGTGACAAGGTGGGAGGAGCCTCCCAGGACGCAGGCGAAGCACCCAGAGCACAGCGGGCAG GACGACAATGTCTCCTGTGGCTCAGACAGCCTGTCCAGTCGGGACAGTCTGGAGAACGAGGAGCCCGCCGTCAGCGCCGTCCTCCATTACACAGAAACTCCGCCCCAAGACCTCAAGTGTCCAAACAACCCGTCGGTCCCGGACCCGGCCTCGGCGGCCGTGCAGCCGCGGGCGGGCGGGTGTCCCGGAGACGTCAACTACAACTTGCCGGGCCATAAGGAGACCTCCATCAACAACCTCAACAAGTTCTCCTCGGACACTGGCGTGTGGAAGCACATCAACACGGCACCCGCAGGAAGTCCAAAGTGGTCCAAGGTGACGTCTCCCCCGGCCTGCAGGGTCGGACTCACCAAAGGGATCCTGAAAAGTCTGTCAGGGTCCAGGGAAACCTTGAGCGATTCCCCGCGCTCCTACGTCAGCTCGCTCAAAGCCGGAGACTTTCTGGTGTGTGACAGCATCGAGGTGACCAGGGCCAGGTCCAAGGGCAGCGAGTACAAGAATGGCGCCAAGAAGCTCCGCTGGCTGGACGAGGAAAACCCCGGACATCTGCCTAGAGGTCACCTGCAGGCCTGGACGGACGTCGGGGTCCAGGTCAGCCTGGCACTGCAGGACGGCGCCAACGTCCCTGAGAGGACAGCTCTCGTGTCCCCGCCCATCGCCAAGACCGGGGCGAGGACGAGGGGGAGCGTGCAGGCCTTGTCCAAGCACGGGGGCCCCATTAGGGGACTTCACAGCGGGGACCAGACTCGTGCGGGCCACCGGTCCCCCGGGGACATCTTTCACCAGGAGCATCCCGTCACAGGCGACGGCGGCGTGACCAACGCTCGCTTGCTCCCCACGTGGCGCCGCCCCACGCCCGACAGCGGCTGGAGAGCCACGCCGGTTTTTTGGCAGCAGGGCGGCGTCCGAGGCCAAGGAGCATCGTACAGGGAGAGGGTGTTGGACTGCACCCCCACTGACCAGGACATCTACAAGCTCTGCCAAGATGTCCGCAGTGCCTTCGTCGGCGGGGCTG CTGACACTCGTCTGGGGAACACATCCTGCCTGGACCACCCGAGACACAGTCCTGCTACCAGCTGCAGAAGAACTCCTGAATCACAGAAG GCTGTGGAGGCAGCAGGAGCCCACGTCAGAGGATGGAACCTGGACCCAAGCAAAGGTTGCTCTCAGGAACACATTGCCCAGTTGAACAAGGCACGTCATGTGACCAAAGGTGGGAAAAGTACAACGCCGCGTTGTCTGGCCGACACGTACACCTGTTCTCCTTTGGGGGAAGGTGCTACCTTGGTTGCCACGGGAACGGGCCCACTACAGAGGATGCAGCGTCGCCGAGTACCGCCTCCTACATCCATCTCCTTGGAGGAGCAGAGCATCTGTCAGTCTCTGGACCGACTCAACCTGCAGCTGCACCGCAAAGGTGGActgcactga